The following coding sequences are from one Gossypium raimondii isolate GPD5lz chromosome 4, ASM2569854v1, whole genome shotgun sequence window:
- the LOC128040357 gene encoding protein ALP1-like: MLGVCTPEMQFVYVLPGWEGSVADGRVLRDAISRRHGLKVPHGCYYLVDAGYTNCEGFLAPFRGQRYHLNEWRQGYQPSSPQEFFNMKHASARNVIERCFGLLKLRWGILRSPSFYPVRVHNRIIIIACCLLHNFIRTHMSIDPIEAEVGDGLPTNVVDADEPHITNIHLSDAWATWRMDLANQMFDEWQASRN; the protein is encoded by the exons atgctaggtgtttgtacacctgagatgcaatttgtttatgttcttcctggttgggaaggttcagttgccgatggacgggtgcttcgagatgccattagtagaagacatggactaaaagttcctcatg gttgttattatctagttgatgctggatacacaaattgcgagggatttcttgcaccatttagaggacagcgatatcatctgaacgagtggcgtcagggttatcaaccaagttctccgcaagagttttttaatatgaaacatgcctcagcacgtaatgtcattgaaagatgctttggcttattaaaacttagatggggaatacttaggagtccatcgttttatcctgtaagggtgcacaatagaattattattattgcatgttgtttgctccataattttattcgaacccatatgagtattgatcccattgaagcggaggtgggagacggattacctactaatgtggtggatgCCGATGAACCgcatatcacaaatattcatctatcggatgcttgggctacttggaggatggacctagccaaccaaatgttcgatgaatggcaagcatctagaaattag